Proteins encoded in a region of the Hypanus sabinus isolate sHypSab1 chromosome 12, sHypSab1.hap1, whole genome shotgun sequence genome:
- the hyls1 gene encoding centriolar and ciliogenesis-associated protein HYSL1 isoform X2 translates to MAALNFTDQDIQEQLSLLGYHNVPQHQLREFRKDLEELIKHEYSKPRGSSNASSESCVSQTRNRSSEQPILATQCTPQQDFSSEKENQFSYKRDIFHGYPSKFHQSSRYTVAPNLCRSTSAPSKLIIQRSPDQESNSSQMQSENSRTSSPETLPESNKRPNIKRKVLRKKNGQFHVYDESTVTETESDAGSEFGQIRFQPLGNIAESDTESEEFSSVFRRRPNSAQPFFTKDLWNQNLIGGEGYNCLSNAPKSFIRPIMDHPHTRNLKKTDPVAKYFEYKRNWETFKTPGEKDRKELRWGIREQMLYKSQLPRKPQHVYVPNNYIVPTDKKRSALRWQIRHELANGTIPQKVFCSL, encoded by the exons ATGGCTGCACTTAACTTCACTGATCAAGATATTCAAGAGCAGTTGAGTTTGTTGGGCTACCACAATGTCCCACAACATCAACTTCGAGAGTTCAGAAAAG ATCTGGAAGAACTGATCAAACATGAGTATTCAAAGCCTCGAGGCTCCAGTAATGCCAGTTCAGAATCATGTG TTTCACAGACGAGAAATAGATCTTCGGAACAACCCATTTTAGCCACCCAGTGTACACCGCAACAAGATTTCAGCTCTGAAAAAGAGAATCAG TTTTCATATAAAAGGGATATTTTCCATGGTTACCCTTCAAAATTTCATCAGAGCAGCAGGTATACAGTTGCCCCAAATCTGTGCAGAAGCACATCAGCACCATCTAAGTTAATTATTCAGAGAAGTCCAGATCAAGAGAGTAACAGCAGTCAGATGCAATCTGAGAACAGCAGGACAAGCAGCCCTGAAACACTCCCTGAAAGCAACAAAAGACCTAATATTAAGAGAAAAGTATTGCG TAAGAAAAATGGACAGTTCCATGTTTATGATGAGTCGACAGTCACTGAAACAGAGTCTG ATGCAGGCAGTGAATTTGGACAGATCAGATTTCAGCCCCTTGGCAATATAGCAGAGTCTGACACAGAAAGTGAAGAATTCAGCAGCGTGTTCAGAAGGCGACCAAATTCTGCCCAGCCTTTCTTCACAAAAGATCTG TGGAACCAAAATCTTATAGGAGGCGAAGGCTACAATTGTCTCTCAAATGCACCAAAGTCAT TTATAAGACCAATAATGGATCATCCTCACACAAGAAACTTAAAGAAAACTGATCCTGTTGCAAA aTATTTTGAATACAAGCGAAACTGGGAAACTTTCAAAACACCTGGAGAAAAGGATAGGAAAGAATTACGATGGGGTATAAGG GAACAAATGCTTTATAAAAGTCAACTACCTCGG AAACCTCAACATGTTTATGTTCCCAATAACTACATTGTACCAACGGACAAGAAAAGATCTGCGTTACGATGGCAGATTAGACATGAATTGGCAAATGGAACTATTCCACAGAAGGTTTTCTGCTCCTTGTAG
- the mrpl4 gene encoding large ribosomal subunit protein uL4m, with translation MLISGLMRVCRPRCCTDFGSRLMSILSGGNDLPSNLRLQANLFQIEKKEPSPIDSGAPVLRKCEIAIPSHLKPSQAWLESLRGYDAENLGVVELHPDVFAVHPRIDILHEVATWQKNFKRISHAKVKTRAEVRGGGKKPWKQKGSGRARHGSIRSPIWRGGGVSHGPRGPTSYYYMLPMKVRVLGMKIALTMKLAQDYLHIIDSLEMPSPDPQYLRDLVSHRHWGDSVLIVDVNEKMPENILEATKHSKTITVMPVLALNVYSMLKHETLVLTLDAVGFLEKKLLWHDTRFSPIYPFKLPYSDFS, from the exons TTAATGTCCATTCTATCTGGAGGAAATGATTTGCCATCAAATCTCCGTCTCCAAGCAAACTTATTTCAGATTGAGAAGAAAG AACCATCCCCAATTGATTCTGGGGCGCCAGTTTTGAGAAAGTGTGAAATTGCTATTCCTTCGCATCTAAAGCCCAGTCAAGCTTGGCTGGAGTCTCTGCGGGGCTATGATGCTGAAAACTTGGGTGTCGTTGAATTACATCCTGATGTTTTTGCAGTACATCCAAG AATTGACATTCTACATGAAGTTGCAACTTGGCAGAAAAACTTTAAAAGAATA AGTCATGCTAAAGTGAAGACACGAGCTGAAGTAAGAGGAGGAGGTAAAAAACCATGGAAACAAAAAGGAAGTGGTAGAGCACGCCATGGAAGTATCCGATCACCAATATGGAGAGGAG gtgGTGTTTCCCATGGTCCTCGAGGGCCAACTAGTTATTATTACATGTTGCCCATGAAAGTTCGCGTACTGGGCATGAAAATAGCTCTTACCATGAAGCTTGCACAG GATTACCTTCATATTATTGATTCTTTGGAGATGCCAAGCCCAGATCCTCAGTATCTTCGTGACTTGGTATCACATAGGCACTGGGGAGATTCTGTTCTGATTGTTGATGT TAATGAAAAAATGCCAGAAAATATTTTGGAAGCAACAAAACATTCCAAAACTATAACGGTGATGCCTGTCTTGG CACTGAATGTTTACAGCATGCTGAAACATGAGACCTTGGTTCTAACATTGGATGCAGTTGGTTTTCTAGAGAAGAAGCTTTTGTGGCATGATACCAGATTCTCCCCCATCTATCCATTCAAACTACCTTACAGTGACTTTTCttga
- the hyls1 gene encoding centriolar and ciliogenesis-associated protein HYSL1 isoform X1 — protein MRTRRRSAGFNGRFLNRWCLPAGGPAPAAGRVGTAGRAKVMAALNFTDQDIQEQLSLLGYHNVPQHQLREFRKDLEELIKHEYSKPRGSSNASSESCVSQTRNRSSEQPILATQCTPQQDFSSEKENQFSYKRDIFHGYPSKFHQSSRYTVAPNLCRSTSAPSKLIIQRSPDQESNSSQMQSENSRTSSPETLPESNKRPNIKRKVLRKKNGQFHVYDESTVTETESDAGSEFGQIRFQPLGNIAESDTESEEFSSVFRRRPNSAQPFFTKDLWNQNLIGGEGYNCLSNAPKSFIRPIMDHPHTRNLKKTDPVAKYFEYKRNWETFKTPGEKDRKELRWGIREQMLYKSQLPRKPQHVYVPNNYIVPTDKKRSALRWQIRHELANGTIPQKVFCSL, from the exons ATGCGCACACGCCGGCGGTCGGCTGGTTTCAACGGTCGGTTTTTGAACCGTTGGTGCCTTCCCGCGGGTGGGCCCGCGCCGGCGGCGGGTCGTGTTGGGACAGCGGGGAGAGCAAAGG TAATGGCTGCACTTAACTTCACTGATCAAGATATTCAAGAGCAGTTGAGTTTGTTGGGCTACCACAATGTCCCACAACATCAACTTCGAGAGTTCAGAAAAG ATCTGGAAGAACTGATCAAACATGAGTATTCAAAGCCTCGAGGCTCCAGTAATGCCAGTTCAGAATCATGTG TTTCACAGACGAGAAATAGATCTTCGGAACAACCCATTTTAGCCACCCAGTGTACACCGCAACAAGATTTCAGCTCTGAAAAAGAGAATCAG TTTTCATATAAAAGGGATATTTTCCATGGTTACCCTTCAAAATTTCATCAGAGCAGCAGGTATACAGTTGCCCCAAATCTGTGCAGAAGCACATCAGCACCATCTAAGTTAATTATTCAGAGAAGTCCAGATCAAGAGAGTAACAGCAGTCAGATGCAATCTGAGAACAGCAGGACAAGCAGCCCTGAAACACTCCCTGAAAGCAACAAAAGACCTAATATTAAGAGAAAAGTATTGCG TAAGAAAAATGGACAGTTCCATGTTTATGATGAGTCGACAGTCACTGAAACAGAGTCTG ATGCAGGCAGTGAATTTGGACAGATCAGATTTCAGCCCCTTGGCAATATAGCAGAGTCTGACACAGAAAGTGAAGAATTCAGCAGCGTGTTCAGAAGGCGACCAAATTCTGCCCAGCCTTTCTTCACAAAAGATCTG TGGAACCAAAATCTTATAGGAGGCGAAGGCTACAATTGTCTCTCAAATGCACCAAAGTCAT TTATAAGACCAATAATGGATCATCCTCACACAAGAAACTTAAAGAAAACTGATCCTGTTGCAAA aTATTTTGAATACAAGCGAAACTGGGAAACTTTCAAAACACCTGGAGAAAAGGATAGGAAAGAATTACGATGGGGTATAAGG GAACAAATGCTTTATAAAAGTCAACTACCTCGG AAACCTCAACATGTTTATGTTCCCAATAACTACATTGTACCAACGGACAAGAAAAGATCTGCGTTACGATGGCAGATTAGACATGAATTGGCAAATGGAACTATTCCACAGAAGGTTTTCTGCTCCTTGTAG